From Debaryomyces hansenii CBS767 chromosome C complete sequence, a single genomic window includes:
- a CDS encoding DEHA2C15994p (similar to uniprot|P38630 Saccharomyces cerevisiae YOR217W RFC1 Subunit), translating to MVDIREFFGNSSSKKSTGDKKTSSKGTSNAKNEVIEIESDDSKSKKIETSKNSKSMPKKESKSTPSPRKGTKAKPNYVNLDSDFDDNSEDDFKPDNEEDEEDDFEDDKEVNDDDDLEEIAKPPSPPPKPTPKKRTRTDSTSPKKSSPAKKQKADTGASSAPTGASAEEILAKIPDAELPETEDTKDKPFNFFQQRKADGPQPSGEELEIPEAQPNCLSGLTMIFTGILPRLERTVAENLAKKYGAKVTKSISGKTSLVVIGEEAGPSKVQKIKKNKIKAITEDGFIQLLQSMPAEGGDGESAMEARRKREAEERKIIEEAESEERKARAEEKAASQPQIKSKVDPSRAESPKRIIPNSEKLWTVKYAPNDIVQLCGNKGQINKLKTWLSNWFENAKHDFKNPGQDGSGVFRACLISGPPGIGKTSAAHLVANNLGFDVLEKNASDVRSKSLLNSNIKSVLNNTSVVGFFKHRNDVEQHANDKKFCLIMDEVDGMSSGDHGGAGALSAFCRITKMPMILICNDKSLPKMRTFDRVTYDLAFRRPTETEVKARLMTIAHREKIKLDPTIIGQLVQVTNHDIRQMINLLSTVSTTQKSISHNESREFSKSWQKQTVLKPFDITGKLLNGQIYNPSANHSLNDKIDLYFNDIDFTPLMIQENYISTKPTNVKSTLDHLERVARAADDISQSDHVNSLIRSSEQQWSLLPFHAVMSSVKPSSEVAGNFTQRINFAGWLGQNSKAMKYQRLLQELQYHTRLRTSTDKAELRLDYLPLLVKKLTDPLLTNGEDGIEEVMDIMDYYYLTKEDWESLVDFGVGQAKGELLLKKIPAKVKTAFTRKYNSKSHPVAIYKTGNSVSSGSATRKQNVDFEDVIEDDTNTKDDDDELVDSDKIDTKKDKLIKEVKPKKTTTKKKPAKKK from the coding sequence TAAGAAGATAGAAACGAGTAAAAATCTGAAGTCTATGCCCAAGAAAGAATCCAAGAGTACGCCATCGCCAAGGAAGGGGACTAAGGCCAAACCAAATTATGTAAATTTAGATtctgattttgatgataatagTGAGGATGATTTCAAACCAGATAACGAAGAGGATGAAGAGGATGACTTTGAGGATGACAAAGAAGTCaatgacgatgacgacTTAGAAGAAATTGCAAAACCACCTTCACCACCTCCTAAACCTACGCCAAAGAAACGAACCAGGACCGATTCTACTTCCCCTAAGAAGAGTTCACCTGCGAAAAAGCAAAAAGCTGATACAGGCGCTTCGTCTGCACCAACTGGGGCTTCGGCAGAAGAAATTTTGGCAAAGATTCCTGATGCAGAATTACCAGAAACTGAAGATACTAAAGACAAGccattcaatttttttcaacaaagaaaagcaGATGGACCACAACCATCTGGGGAGGAATTAGAAATACCAGAAGCCCAGCCAAACTGTTTATCTGGACTAACCATGATCTTTACGGGTATTTTACCAAGGCTTGAAAGAACAGTCGCCGAAAACTTAGCAAAGAAATATGGTGCTAAAGTTACGAAATCCATTCTGGGTAAGACGAGTCTAGTGGTTATAGGAGAAGAAGCTGGTCCATCGAAGGTACaaaaaatcaagaaaaataagATCAAAGCAATTACAGAAGATGGGTTTATACAACTCTTACAAAGTATGCCTGCAGAAGGTGGAGATGGCGAATCAGCTATGGAAGCACGCCGGAAAAGAGAAGCAGAAGAACGTAAAATAATTGAAGAGGCAGAATCAGAAGAGAGGAAAGCACGGGCAGAAGAAAAGGCTGCTAGCCAACCTCAGATTAAATCAAAAGTTGATCCTTCTCGTGCAGAAAGTCCCAAAAGAATCATACCTAACAGCGAGAAGTTATGGACTGTCAAATATGCACCTAATGATATTGTCCAATTATGTGGTAATAAAGGTCAAATTAATAAGTTGAAAACCTGGCTATCAAACTGGTTCGAAAATGCAAAGCATGATTTTAAAAACCCTGGGCAAGACGGCTCTGGCGTGTTTAGGGCATGTTTAATTAGTGGACCACCCGGTATTGGTAAAACATCTGCTGCTCATTTGGTGGCCAACAATTTAGGCTTTGACGTTTTAGAAAAAAATGCATCAGACGTTAGGTCAAAATCCCTATTGAACAGTAATATTAAGTCAGTTTTAAACAACACTTCAGTTGTGGGGTTCTTCAAACATAGAAATGACGTAGAACAACATGCTAATGATAAGAAATTCTGCCTTATTATGGATGAAGTTGATGGTATGTCAAGTGGTGATCACGGTGGTGCAGGTGCATTATCAGCATTTTGTCGTATAACAAAAATGCCTATGATTTTAATCTGTAACGATAAGTCATTACCTAAGATGAGAACATTTGACAGGGTTACATATGACTTAGCCTTCAGAAGACCTACAGAAACAGAAGTGAAAGCAAGGTTAATGACTATCGCTCATAGAgagaaaattaaattggATCCAACTATTATTGGCCAGTTAGTACAAGTCACAAATCATGATATCAGACAAATGATCAATTTGCTATCAACTGTTTCTACAACCCAAAAATCAATCAGTCATAACGAAAGTCGagaattttcaaagagCTGGCAAAAGCAGACAGTCTTGAAGCCTTTTGATATTACAGGGAAATTGTTGAACGGTCAAATTTATAATCCAAGTGCCAATCACAGCTTAAACGATAAGATAGActtatatttcaatgatatAGATTTCACACCATTGAtgattcaagaaaattatatcTCCACTAAACCCACAAATGTGAAATCGACTCTAGACCATTTGGAAAGAGTCGCAAGGGCTGCAGACGATATTTCACAATCTGATCATGttaattcattgataaGATCAAGCGAACAACAATGGAGTTTATTGCCGTTCCATGCAGTTATGTCTTCTGTGAAACCTTCGCTGGAGGTTGCAGGTAATTTCACACAGAGAATTAATTTTGCTGGATGGTTGGGGCAAAACTCCAAGGCGATGAAATATCAAAGATTACTACAAGAGTTGCAATACCACACAAGATTGAGAACCTCTACAGATAAGGCAGAGTTGAGATTGGACTATTTACCATTATTAGTAAAGAAATTGACTGATCCTCTTTTAACGAACGGTGAAGAtggaattgaagaagtcaTGGACATTATGgattattactatttaaCTAAAGAAGATTGGGAATCGCTTGTTGACTTTGGTGTGGGCCAAGCAAAGGGAGAAttgttattgaagaagattccTGCGAAAGTCAAAACAGCCTTTACGAGAAAGTACAATAGTAAATCCCACCCAGTTGCAATATACAAAACTGGTAATTCAGTTAGTAGTGGAAGCGCTACCAGAAAACAAAAcgttgattttgaagatgtcattgaagatgatacCAATACTAAAGATGACGACGACGAATTAGTCGACTCCGATAAGATTGATACTAAAAAGgataaattaatcaagGAGGTCAAACCTAAAAAGACCacaacaaagaagaaacccgcaaaaaagaaataa